A single bacterium HR11 DNA region contains:
- the gabD gene encoding Succinate-semialdehyde dehydrogenase [NADP(+)] GabD, whose protein sequence is MAIRFEFGEAKLYIGGQWVSGGPPLEVRNKYSGEVIGTVPMAREDDVDAAIAAAQRAAPVMAELPAYKRSEILSRTAALIRERRDEFARTIAAEAGKALKWARVEVDRAVTTFTIAAEEARRIHGETVPLDAVPAGEGYFGFYVRRPVGVVAAITPFNFPLNLVAHKVAPAIAAGNALVLKPASSTPLTSVLLCRVLEEAGLPPGAINLVVGPGHTVGEWLVRDPRVAKVTFTGSPDVGERITQIAGIKKVTLELGNTSPVIIAPDADLAWAARRCAVGAYYNSGQVCLSVQRVYAERPVYDSFLERFVRETESMVVGDPLDERVDVGPMIDEREARRIEAWVTEATQAGAQVVTGGRREGPVYWPTVLVNVKPQMKVVAKEAFAPIANVIEYDDFEEALRQADATEYGLQAAVFTRDIQRVFQAIRRLNFGGVIINDAPTFRADHMPYGGNRRSGIGREGVRYAIEEMTNIQMVAIRLGA, encoded by the coding sequence ATGGCCATTCGGTTTGAATTCGGAGAAGCGAAGCTCTATATCGGGGGCCAGTGGGTCTCCGGCGGGCCGCCCCTGGAGGTCCGGAATAAGTACAGCGGGGAGGTCATCGGGACGGTCCCGATGGCCCGGGAGGACGACGTCGATGCGGCCATCGCCGCCGCCCAGCGGGCCGCTCCCGTCATGGCCGAGCTCCCGGCTTACAAGCGGTCGGAGATCCTGAGTCGGACGGCGGCCCTCATCCGAGAACGGCGGGACGAGTTCGCCCGGACGATCGCGGCCGAGGCGGGGAAGGCCCTGAAGTGGGCCCGTGTCGAGGTCGACCGGGCCGTCACGACGTTCACGATCGCCGCCGAGGAGGCCCGGCGGATTCACGGCGAGACCGTCCCCCTGGACGCCGTCCCGGCTGGCGAGGGCTACTTCGGGTTTTACGTCCGGCGGCCCGTCGGCGTCGTGGCGGCCATCACGCCCTTCAACTTCCCCCTGAACCTGGTCGCCCACAAGGTCGCCCCGGCGATTGCGGCGGGCAACGCCTTGGTCCTGAAGCCGGCCAGCTCGACGCCCCTGACGTCGGTCCTGCTATGCCGGGTCCTGGAAGAGGCGGGCCTCCCGCCGGGGGCCATCAACCTCGTCGTCGGACCGGGCCACACGGTCGGGGAATGGCTCGTGCGGGACCCCCGCGTGGCAAAAGTGACCTTTACGGGGAGCCCCGACGTCGGAGAACGCATCACGCAGATCGCCGGCATCAAGAAGGTCACCCTCGAACTGGGCAACACGTCCCCGGTCATCATCGCCCCGGACGCCGACCTGGCGTGGGCGGCCCGGCGGTGTGCCGTCGGGGCCTACTACAACTCGGGTCAAGTCTGCCTTTCGGTCCAACGGGTCTATGCCGAGCGGCCGGTCTACGACTCCTTCCTGGAGCGGTTCGTCCGGGAGACGGAGTCGATGGTCGTCGGCGACCCCCTGGACGAGCGGGTCGACGTCGGGCCGATGATCGACGAGCGGGAGGCCCGACGGATCGAGGCCTGGGTCACCGAGGCGACGCAGGCGGGCGCTCAGGTCGTCACGGGCGGCCGACGGGAAGGCCCCGTCTACTGGCCGACGGTCCTGGTGAACGTGAAGCCCCAGATGAAGGTCGTCGCCAAAGAGGCCTTTGCCCCTATCGCCAACGTCATCGAGTACGACGACTTCGAGGAAGCCCTCCGCCAGGCCGATGCGACGGAATACGGTCTGCAGGCCGCCGTCTTTACGCGGGACATCCAGCGGGTCTTTCAGGCCATCCGCCGGCTGAACTTCGGGGGCGTCATCATCAACGACGCCCCGACGTTTCGGGCCGACCACATGCCCTACGGCGGCAACCGCCGGAGCGGCATCGGTCGAGAGGGCGTCCGATACGCCATCGAGGAGATGACGAACATCCAGATGGTCGCCATCCGGCTGGGGGCGTAG